The following proteins are encoded in a genomic region of Triticum dicoccoides isolate Atlit2015 ecotype Zavitan chromosome 1B, WEW_v2.0, whole genome shotgun sequence:
- the LOC119349211 gene encoding putative cyclin-dependent kinase F-2: MEHYERLEKIGEGASGVVYKARDRRTGATVAVKRLRGGGFGDHDGSRLSEDLLREAACLEACRGHPSVVELRAAHRDGAGGAFLVMEYVGPSVAQVMRERGRPFPEADARRLMRQLLDGARAMHDLGVLHRDLKPDNVLVDAHGDLKICDFGMSRFAAGGAATPPYTSPVVTLWYRAPELLLGSTEYDARVDTWALGCIMAELLAGAPLLPGRSEMDQLNRVFDTVGADDMTDWPGFCRLPRAGSPLCQRSRPPSRLREMFPSLSAAGFDVLSGLLACRPDRRLTAAEALRRPWFTDVESADADQPLNACGGRFTARVGGVADAIVV, from the coding sequence ATGGAGCACTACGAGAGGCTCGAGAAGATCGGCGAGGGCGCCTCGGGCGTCGTCTACAAGGCCCGGGACCGCCGCACCggcgccaccgtcgccgtcaagcgcctccgcggcggcggcttcggcgacCACGACGGCAGCCGGCTCTCCGAGGACCTCCTCCGCGAGGCGGCGTGCCTCGAGGCCTGCCGCGGCCACCCGTCCGTCGTCGAGCTGCGGGCCGCGCACCGCGACGGCGCAGGCGGCGCGTTCCTCGTGATGGAGTACGTCGGGCCGAGCGTGGCGCAGGTCATGCGGGAGCGCGGCCGGCCGTTCCCGGAGGCCGACGCGCGCCGGCTCATGCGGCAGCTCCTGGACGGCGCCCGGGCCATGCACGACCTCGGGGTGCTGCACCGCGACCTCAAGCCGGACAACGTCCTCGTCGACGCCCACGGCGACCTCAAGATCTGCGACTTCGGTATGTCCCGCTTCGCGGCCGGAGGTGCCGCGACGCCGCCCTACACGTCGCCCGTGGTGACGCTGTGGTACCGCGCGCCGGAGCTCCTCCTTGGGTCGACGGAGTACGACGCGCGGGTGGACACGTGGGCGCTCGGGTGCATCATGGCCGAGCTGCTCGCCGGCGCGCCGCTGCTGCCCGGGAGGTCGGAGATGGACCAGCTGAACAGGGTGTTCGACACGGTCGGGGCGGACGACATGACGGACTGGCCCGGCTTCTGCCGGCTCCCGCGCGCCGGCTCGCCGCTCTGCCAGCGCAGCAGGCCGCCCAGCCGGCTCCGGGAGATGTTCCCGTCACTGTCCGCCGCGGGCTTCGACGTCCTCAGCGGGCTGCTGGCCTGCAGGCCGGACAGGAGGCTCACCGCCGCGGAGGCGCTCCGGCGGCCCTGGTTCACGGACGTCGAGTCGGCCGACGCtgaccagcctctcaacgcatgcgGCGGGCGCTTCACGGCGCGCGTCGGTGGCGTTGCTGACGCGATCGTTGTATAG